From Nerophis lumbriciformis linkage group LG38, RoL_Nlum_v2.1, whole genome shotgun sequence, the proteins below share one genomic window:
- the LOC140677613 gene encoding general transcription factor II-I repeat domain-containing protein 2A-like: MAEDLTQQLWTDIGDCECFSLQLDESTNVSDTAQMCIFIRMVFSDITTKEELLTLLPMKEQTRREDIFQSFKNFVEKTQLPVYKLMSITKDGAPAMVGRLNGFIAKCRQDDDFPDFLNYHCIIHQQALCAKMLNRKEIMDVAMKIACSNRARSLQRRLFRAHLEKADCDHSELLLHTDVRWLSRGKFLQRFRELCPEIKEFFRVAAGHAEYTQLNDGQWLLDLAFLTDLTNMLNDLDLELQGKDKTVINMISSVNAFKRKMKHLSSKLQRHDLANFQNLASELEMQGKACVQLDSARYTEQIDNCLSEFDKRFQDFSLLEPVATFMCYPFREDAEVDSLASQIATLFHLNSSGVEDEILTLQADIELKSRAHRQFWNLLTEVKYPNIRKCATSLTALFGSTYLCESAFSHMKIIKSKYRSTMTDEHLEVCLRLAVSSYCPDYASLTDSIQCKSSE, encoded by the coding sequence ATGGCTGAGGATTTAACCCAGCAACTTTGGACGGACATCGGAGATTGCGAGTGTTTCTCACTGCAGTTGGACGAATCTACGAACGTGAGTGACACAGCCCAGATGTGCATTTTCATCCGTATGGTGTTTAGTGATATCACTACAAAAGAAGAGCTATTAACATTACTGCCCATGAAAGAACAGACACGAAGAGAGGACATATTTCAGTCGTTTAAAAACTTTGTGGAGAAAACTCAGCTCCCAGTGTACAAACTGATGTCTATCACCAAGGATGGAGCTCCCGCAATGGTTGGCCGTTTGAATGGATTTATTGCCAAGTGCAGGCAGGACGATGATTTCCCGGACTTCCTAAATTACCATTGCATAATCCACCAACAAGCGTTATGCGCTAAAATGCTCAACAGGAAGGAGATCATGGATGTTGCAATGAAGATCGCCTGTTCTAATCGCGCCAGATCTCTTCAAAGACGGTTATTTCGTGCACATCTGGAGAAGGCTGACTGCGACCACTCTGAGTTGTTGCTGCACACTGACGTGAGATGGCTTAGTCGAGGGAAATTCCTGCAAAGATTTCGAGAGCTCTGTCCAGAGATTAAGGAGTTTTTTCGTGTAGCAGCTGGACATGCAGAATACACGCAACTAAATGACGGTCAGTGGCTGTTAGACTTGGCATTTTTAACCGATCTGACCAACATGTTGAATGATCTTGATCTAGAGCTGCAAGGAAAAGACAAAACAGTGATCAATATGATCAGCTCAGTTAATGCTTTCAAACGAAAGATGAAACATCTCTCCTCAAAGCTGCAGCGCCATGATTTGGCAAACTTCCAGAACCTGGCGTCAGAGCTGGAGATGCAAGGGAAGGCCTGTGTGCAACTTGACAGTGCACGCTACACAGAGCAGATTGACAATTGTCTGTCAGAGTTTGACAAACGCTTTCAAGACTTTTCTTTGCTCGAGCCAGTCGCTACATTCATGTGCTATCCTTTTCGGGAAGATGCTGAGGTTGATTCCCTCGCATCACAAATTGCAACACTATTTCACCTGAACTCTTCTGGAGTGGAAGATGAGATTTTGACACTGCAAGCCGAcattgagctgaagtccagagctCATAGACAGTTCTGGAACTTACTCACAGAGGTAAAGTACCCCAACATCAGGAAATGTGCTACCTCCTTGACTGCATTATTCGGCTCCACTTATTTATGTGAGTCAGCCTTTTCCCACATGAAGATCATTAAGTCCAAGTACCGTTCCaccatgactgatgaacatttggAAGTGTGCTTGAGGCTGGCTGTCAGCAGCTACTGTCCGGACTATGCATCCCTGACTGATTCAATTCAGTGCAAGTCATCAGAGTAA